From Chryseobacterium joostei, the proteins below share one genomic window:
- a CDS encoding LysR substrate-binding domain-containing protein: MNIQQLEYLIAVDKYKHFGKAAQACFITQPTLSAMIQKFEDELDVKVFDRTTHPIRTTDVGLQIIDQAKVIIESVNELKNKANLLNNILGGTINLGIIPTVSSFILPMEIFKFLEDNPKIQMNVKEMTTDNIIKALKAGELDAGIISTPYDTADEFYQDFLFNEELMIYSSNTEANKKNSYIIPEDLNVEKVWLLEEGNCLRNQFENICHLKENTLKPKNLDFLASNIQTLVHMVDKVGGISILPELALSQLSEEQKKNVFRFKKPFPYREISIIYYKPTFKQKIIDELSHSIKSSLELKLNYHASPKEFVSIKPQ; encoded by the coding sequence ATGAACATTCAGCAACTTGAATATCTTATCGCTGTTGATAAGTATAAACATTTTGGTAAAGCAGCTCAGGCCTGCTTCATTACCCAACCTACGTTAAGTGCCATGATACAGAAATTTGAGGACGAACTGGATGTAAAGGTTTTTGACAGAACAACTCACCCGATCCGTACTACAGATGTAGGTCTTCAGATCATTGATCAGGCCAAGGTGATTATAGAATCTGTCAATGAGCTGAAAAACAAGGCAAACCTTTTGAATAATATTTTAGGAGGAACAATTAATCTGGGAATCATTCCTACAGTTTCTTCATTTATCCTGCCTATGGAAATCTTTAAATTCCTTGAAGACAATCCGAAGATCCAGATGAATGTAAAGGAAATGACTACTGATAATATTATTAAAGCTTTGAAAGCCGGAGAATTGGATGCGGGAATTATTTCCACTCCTTATGATACGGCAGACGAGTTTTATCAGGATTTCTTATTCAATGAAGAATTAATGATCTACAGCTCCAATACTGAAGCGAACAAAAAGAATTCTTACATCATCCCTGAGGACCTTAATGTAGAAAAGGTATGGTTGCTTGAAGAAGGAAACTGTCTTAGAAATCAGTTCGAAAATATCTGTCACCTTAAGGAGAATACTCTAAAACCTAAAAATTTAGATTTCCTGGCTTCCAATATTCAAACCTTGGTACACATGGTAGATAAGGTAGGAGGAATCAGCATTCTTCCGGAATTGGCATTGAGCCAGCTTTCTGAAGAGCAGAAAAAGAATGTCTTCAGATTCAAGAAGCCTTTCCCTTACAGAGAGATCAGTATTATTTATTATAAGCCAACCTTTAAGCAGAAGATTATTGATGAATTATCACATTCTATCAAAAGTTCTTTGGAACTTAAGCTGAATTATCACGCTAGTCCGAAAGAATTTGTAAGCATAAAGCCTCAGTAA